One genomic region from Bacillus sp. SLBN-46 encodes:
- a CDS encoding glycosyltransferase family 4 protein: MENYQVVWRGPVLDSTGYGIASREYALALDRQGVDVKIETYTWGFPSKPIEKVKSDRLSKLIEKPYAFEKQRILIIHSPPGNIDLKEEDRKKFDRIILNTVWETTKIPSKWLPTIQSVDAVCVPCSHNIAAMLNSGVTVPLYLVPHGADTNTFNPNNNKLLLNQAIGKFVFVSVFDFKHRKNPETLLKAYWEEFSSNDDVLLLIKTYGNSRKNILFTINNFKKSWGMGNETAPLFIVTGIIGEDQLKGIYTLGNAFVLPTRGEGVGLPFIEALSSGIPVIATGWGGQMDFLHEDNSFLVDYKLSPTAIHNHGENTIAAFYPNSSENEGQLWAEADLADLKRQMRFAFKNPELCKHKGERGRRDMIKLTWDHAGVAIKNAIKDLIG; encoded by the coding sequence ATGGAAAACTATCAGGTTGTATGGAGAGGTCCTGTTTTGGATTCAACTGGGTATGGGATTGCAAGCAGAGAATATGCCTTGGCATTAGACCGCCAAGGGGTTGATGTGAAAATTGAAACCTATACTTGGGGTTTCCCTTCAAAACCTATTGAAAAAGTCAAAAGTGATAGATTATCAAAATTAATTGAAAAACCATATGCATTTGAAAAACAAAGGATATTAATTATTCACTCTCCACCGGGAAATATCGATTTGAAGGAGGAGGATAGAAAGAAATTCGATCGAATTATTTTGAATACTGTATGGGAAACAACAAAAATCCCCAGTAAATGGCTGCCGACGATCCAATCCGTTGATGCAGTTTGTGTCCCTTGCTCGCATAATATTGCTGCAATGTTGAATAGCGGAGTAACTGTACCGTTATATCTAGTACCACACGGAGCCGATACCAACACGTTTAATCCCAATAATAATAAACTATTACTCAATCAAGCAATCGGAAAATTTGTTTTCGTATCTGTATTTGATTTTAAACATCGAAAAAATCCTGAAACGTTATTAAAGGCCTATTGGGAGGAATTTTCTTCAAACGATGATGTTCTTCTATTGATTAAAACCTATGGGAATTCACGAAAAAATATCCTTTTTACAATAAATAATTTTAAAAAAAGTTGGGGGATGGGAAATGAAACTGCCCCACTTTTCATCGTTACAGGAATCATAGGAGAAGATCAATTAAAAGGCATTTATACGCTAGGTAATGCATTTGTTCTCCCTACAAGGGGAGAAGGCGTAGGTCTGCCATTTATTGAAGCATTATCAAGTGGTATTCCAGTAATAGCAACTGGATGGGGTGGACAAATGGATTTTTTACATGAAGATAACTCATTTTTAGTCGATTACAAACTTAGTCCAACCGCCATTCATAACCATGGTGAAAATACTATAGCAGCATTTTATCCTAATTCGTCGGAAAACGAAGGGCAACTTTGGGCAGAAGCCGATTTGGCTGACTTAAAAAGGCAAATGAGATTTGCATTTAAAAACCCCGAACTTTGTAAACATAAAGGAGAACGAGGGAGAAGGGATATGATAAAACTAACGTGGGATCATGCTGGGGTCGCAATAAAAAATGCTATAAAAGATCTTATAGGTTAG
- a CDS encoding glycosyltransferase: MISIICCTIRQHLMENVFKNYECQVWKEKELIILLNQHDMDIAKWEKRAKLSSNVTVCQLKEEVTLGESLNFAIDKAKYPFIAKFDDDDYYAPNYLVRSMDALLKTSADVVGKRTVYMYFEEEKILALHKPAKENQFVKQGIKGATLLFKKEICESVKFPSLNLGEDTTFLKECAKNNYKVFSADKNNYVCLRTSKSGHHTWNISNQILLRKSSIICKTEDYKPFIQD; this comes from the coding sequence TTGATCTCTATCATATGTTGCACCATTCGGCAGCACTTAATGGAGAATGTGTTTAAGAACTATGAATGTCAGGTTTGGAAAGAAAAAGAACTAATTATTCTTTTAAACCAACATGATATGGATATAGCTAAATGGGAAAAAAGAGCGAAATTATCTTCAAATGTAACAGTTTGTCAATTGAAGGAAGAGGTTACATTGGGCGAATCACTAAATTTTGCTATTGATAAAGCAAAGTATCCGTTTATTGCAAAATTTGATGATGACGATTATTATGCACCCAATTATTTAGTAAGATCAATGGATGCCTTACTGAAAACAAGTGCAGATGTTGTTGGTAAAAGAACGGTTTATATGTACTTTGAAGAGGAAAAAATTCTTGCGTTACACAAGCCAGCAAAAGAGAATCAATTCGTCAAACAGGGGATAAAAGGAGCGACTTTGCTGTTTAAAAAAGAGATTTGTGAAAGTGTAAAGTTTCCTTCATTAAATCTTGGTGAAGACACTACATTCTTAAAAGAATGTGCAAAAAACAACTATAAAGTATTTTCAGCAGACAAAAACAATTATGTTTGTTTGAGGACATCTAAATCAGGTCATCATACTTGGAACATAAGTAATCAAATTCTTTTAAGAAAATCATCAATTATTTGTAAAACAGAAGACTATAAACCATTCATTCAAGATTAG
- a CDS encoding sugar phosphate nucleotidyltransferase yields the protein MKILLLSGGSGKRLWPLSNQVRSKQFLKLLIDENGIYESMIQRVCRQIESVGLLPSTYLVTCQNQLEIIRNQIGDEIKILCEPVQRGTFPSISLACTFFHTNLHVNPDETICVLPVDSLVDITFYQLLKKIPDFINQSDANLALLGVPPQLPSNQFGYIVPVIKNKESFYPISQFIEKPDCTEAKNLLEKNALWNCGVFAFPLKFILSYLKSNGLPTDYNEMLDIYKNLTKNSFDYEVVEKSTGSIVIPYNGLWKDLGSWTAITEQLKNKVIGKGEISEDSTETYIVNELPLPIHVIGISDSIIVAGHDGILISDKNKSENIKRIIKNTLPMYEEKRWGDYRILSRSTTEEGMESQTKLIKVAPGKNMSYQTHNLRQETWTVISGTGEFILDDQLFSIYAGDVLIIPVGAKHGVKAITPLEIIEVQLGTKIDEEDIIRLTDSWEVAVKRCK from the coding sequence ATGAAAATACTTTTGCTATCAGGCGGCTCAGGAAAAAGACTGTGGCCTTTATCCAACCAAGTGAGATCAAAGCAATTTCTCAAACTATTAATAGATGAAAACGGAATATATGAGTCCATGATCCAAAGGGTTTGCCGACAAATAGAATCTGTTGGCCTTCTTCCTTCGACTTATCTTGTAACGTGTCAAAACCAATTAGAAATTATCAGAAATCAGATTGGTGATGAAATCAAGATTTTATGTGAACCAGTGCAAAGGGGGACATTTCCATCTATATCTTTAGCATGTACCTTCTTTCATACAAATTTACATGTAAACCCGGATGAAACGATTTGTGTGTTACCGGTGGATTCACTTGTAGATATAACTTTTTACCAACTATTAAAAAAAATTCCGGATTTTATAAATCAATCTGATGCAAATCTTGCACTTTTAGGTGTTCCACCTCAACTACCATCGAATCAATTTGGGTATATAGTACCAGTAATCAAGAATAAAGAATCCTTTTATCCAATAAGCCAATTTATTGAAAAACCAGATTGTACTGAAGCAAAAAATTTGTTAGAGAAAAATGCCCTTTGGAATTGTGGTGTTTTTGCTTTTCCTTTAAAATTTATACTTTCTTATCTAAAGAGTAATGGATTACCTACTGATTATAATGAAATGTTAGATATCTATAAGAATTTAACAAAAAATAGTTTCGATTATGAGGTGGTTGAAAAATCAACCGGATCAATCGTAATCCCATATAATGGACTGTGGAAAGACTTAGGTTCTTGGACAGCAATTACTGAACAATTAAAAAACAAAGTCATAGGTAAAGGTGAAATTTCAGAGGATTCAACTGAAACATACATTGTCAATGAACTTCCATTGCCCATACATGTAATCGGAATTTCGGATAGTATCATAGTAGCTGGGCATGATGGCATTCTAATCTCCGATAAAAATAAATCAGAGAATATAAAGCGAATAATAAAAAACACACTACCGATGTATGAAGAAAAAAGATGGGGAGATTACAGGATTTTATCTCGATCTACGACGGAGGAAGGGATGGAGAGTCAAACTAAACTGATCAAAGTAGCACCAGGTAAAAATATGAGTTATCAAACACATAATTTAAGGCAAGAAACATGGACTGTTATTTCAGGAACGGGGGAATTTATCTTAGATGATCAGTTATTCTCTATCTATGCTGGTGATGTTCTAATCATCCCTGTTGGTGCTAAACATGGGGTGAAGGCAATCACGCCTTTGGAAATTATTGAGGTACAATTGGGAACAAAAATTGATGAAGAGGATATCATCAGGCTTACCGATTCCTGGGAGGTTGCAGTGAAACGATGTAAATAA
- the hmpA gene encoding NO-inducible flavohemoprotein: MSKKNLQDKQVWQEVLKTVKTLDPHKLEIIKATLPIVKEHGEAITKHFYKRMFKQHPELLNIFNQTHQMTGHQPKALADAVYGAAANIEDFSKIMPVLERIGEKHRSLQIKPEHYPIVGENLLGAIKEVLGDAATNEIIDAWADAYEVISDVFIRMEDRMYKTTETIPGGWAGFRDFVVDKKVEESDVITSFYLKPKDGKQIAVFIPGQYITVKMEMAGEEYTHLRQYSLSDSPGLDYYRISVKREDSKDQTIPAGIVSTYLHTHVKEGDIIPITAPAGDFYLDTESTLPLVLISGGVGLTPMMCMLNTTVKEYPNREIYYIHASINSKMHAFKKHVNDLAAEHKNVKSFVIYEKPTDQDREMNNFDKEGYISLELLQQFIPTKEADFYFCGPEPFMKVVNKSLKQWGIPEERIHYEFFGSFGSLE, from the coding sequence ATGTCAAAGAAAAATTTACAAGATAAACAAGTCTGGCAGGAAGTTTTAAAGACTGTGAAAACTCTTGATCCTCATAAGTTAGAAATTATTAAAGCAACCTTACCTATTGTTAAGGAACACGGTGAAGCAATAACTAAACATTTTTATAAACGTATGTTTAAACAGCATCCTGAGCTCCTAAACATTTTTAACCAAACACACCAAATGACGGGTCACCAGCCTAAAGCATTAGCTGACGCTGTATATGGCGCAGCAGCAAATATTGAAGACTTTAGCAAAATCATGCCTGTGTTGGAGAGAATTGGTGAAAAACATCGTAGCCTGCAAATTAAGCCTGAACACTATCCAATAGTTGGAGAGAATTTACTAGGTGCTATTAAGGAAGTTCTTGGAGATGCAGCTACTAACGAAATCATTGATGCTTGGGCTGATGCCTATGAGGTAATATCGGACGTTTTTATTCGAATGGAAGATCGAATGTATAAAACTACTGAAACTATTCCAGGGGGGTGGGCAGGTTTTCGTGATTTTGTTGTAGATAAAAAAGTAGAGGAAAGTGATGTCATTACTTCCTTTTACTTAAAACCAAAGGATGGAAAACAAATTGCTGTTTTTATACCGGGGCAATACATAACGGTAAAAATGGAAATGGCAGGCGAAGAATATACGCATTTACGTCAATATAGCTTATCTGATAGCCCTGGCTTAGACTATTATAGGATAAGTGTGAAAAGAGAAGATTCAAAAGATCAAACGATCCCAGCAGGAATCGTTTCCACCTATTTGCATACCCATGTTAAGGAAGGAGACATTATTCCGATTACTGCACCTGCTGGTGACTTTTATTTGGATACGGAATCTACCTTACCATTGGTGTTAATTAGCGGTGGGGTTGGTCTTACACCAATGATGTGTATGTTAAATACGACGGTCAAAGAATATCCAAATCGGGAAATTTACTATATACACGCATCCATCAATAGTAAAATGCATGCATTTAAAAAACACGTAAATGATCTGGCCGCAGAGCATAAAAATGTAAAATCCTTTGTTATTTACGAGAAGCCCACTGATCAAGATAGAGAAATGAACAATTTTGATAAAGAAGGATATATAAGCCTTGAACTACTTCAACAATTCATACCGACAAAGGAAGCGGACTTTTACTTTTGCGGACCTGAACCATTTATGAAAGTAGTAAATAAATCATTAAAACAGTGGGGAATCCCAGAAGAACGCATTCATTACGAATTCTTCGGATCATTTGGAAGCTTAGAATAG
- a CDS encoding DUF421 domain-containing protein — protein sequence MDLNLIWKAILIVLFGTLLLRVAGRKTISQMTIAETVIMIALGSLLIQPVSGAKLGNTFMVGAVLVATLISLEFLQVKSNSFEKLITGKAKVVIENGVINETNLKKLRLTVDQLEMTLRQKNVTNFKDVKFATLEPNGQLGLTLTPEAQPMTKKEYNELIQILSINNSILLQLSKHLNKVDVSQENLFTEVKNESHASPPPTHLQ from the coding sequence ATGGATTTAAATTTGATTTGGAAAGCAATCTTGATTGTCCTTTTTGGTACCCTCCTATTACGTGTAGCAGGGAGAAAGACAATATCTCAAATGACCATTGCAGAAACTGTGATTATGATTGCGTTGGGGTCCCTACTTATTCAACCTGTTTCTGGTGCAAAACTAGGTAACACATTTATGGTTGGAGCAGTGTTGGTTGCTACTCTTATTTCTTTAGAGTTTTTACAAGTAAAGTCAAATAGTTTTGAAAAACTTATTACAGGTAAAGCTAAAGTAGTTATTGAAAATGGTGTTATAAATGAAACAAATTTAAAAAAACTTAGATTAACGGTTGATCAACTGGAGATGACCTTACGACAGAAAAATGTGACTAACTTTAAAGATGTTAAATTTGCGACATTAGAACCAAATGGACAATTAGGTTTAACATTGACGCCTGAAGCTCAACCAATGACGAAAAAAGAATATAATGAATTAATACAAATTTTATCAATAAATAATTCAATATTATTACAACTCAGTAAGCATTTAAATAAGGTTGATGTTAGTCAGGAGAATCTTTTTACAGAAGTTAAAAATGAAAGTCACGCTTCCCCTCCGCCGACTCATTTACAATAA
- a CDS encoding cation:proton antiporter — protein sequence MLILHLAIILIASKIAGSLSVRLGQPSVLGKLLIGIVLGPSVLGLINETHTLKEFSEIGVILLMFIAGLETDLDEFKRTGKASTLVGVGGILVPLVLGYFTGMALELSSLQSWFLGLLLSATSVSISVQALKEMDQLKTREGTTILGAAVIDDVLVIIALAFLMSLAGGDVNLGLVIVKKVVFFAGAILIGWKVVPLFLKRFAKLFVTETVISSALIICFVYAYLAEYTGVAAIIGSYIAGVAISLTNFKHEVFEKVETIGYSIFVPVFFTSIGVSAQFAGISKHIGLIVLLSILAILTKLFGASLAAKLAGFSWNSSFGIGSAMVSRGEVALIIAAIGLEANLLNQELFAILVVVILVTTIVTPPMMKWFFKPKKVGQSV from the coding sequence TTGCTCATACTTCATTTAGCTATTATTTTGATTGCATCAAAAATAGCGGGAAGCTTAAGTGTCCGATTAGGGCAACCTTCTGTTTTAGGGAAACTTCTAATTGGAATAGTTTTAGGGCCATCTGTATTAGGATTAATTAACGAAACCCATACCCTAAAAGAATTTAGTGAAATCGGCGTCATTCTTTTGATGTTTATCGCAGGTTTAGAAACGGATCTCGATGAGTTTAAACGAACAGGAAAAGCATCTACCTTAGTAGGTGTTGGTGGGATTCTTGTACCTCTTGTTCTTGGTTATTTTACTGGAATGGCACTAGAACTTTCATCTTTACAATCATGGTTTTTAGGGTTATTGCTTTCGGCGACAAGTGTCAGTATTTCCGTTCAAGCTCTTAAGGAAATGGACCAACTAAAAACTCGTGAAGGTACGACAATTCTCGGCGCAGCCGTCATAGATGATGTGTTAGTTATTATAGCATTAGCTTTTTTAATGAGTCTTGCTGGTGGGGATGTCAATTTAGGTTTAGTTATTGTGAAAAAGGTGGTATTTTTTGCAGGTGCCATTCTTATTGGTTGGAAGGTAGTTCCCCTATTTTTAAAGCGTTTTGCCAAACTTTTTGTAACGGAAACTGTTATTTCCTCAGCATTAATTATTTGTTTTGTGTATGCCTACTTGGCGGAATATACAGGCGTGGCCGCCATTATTGGTTCTTATATTGCAGGAGTAGCCATTAGCTTAACAAATTTTAAACATGAAGTCTTCGAAAAAGTAGAGACAATTGGTTATTCGATTTTTGTTCCCGTCTTTTTCACTTCAATTGGTGTCAGTGCTCAATTTGCCGGTATAAGCAAGCATATCGGATTAATTGTGCTGTTAAGTATTTTAGCTATTTTAACGAAGTTATTTGGAGCTTCTCTTGCTGCGAAGTTAGCCGGATTCTCTTGGAATAGTTCATTTGGAATTGGTTCTGCAATGGTCTCCCGCGGTGAGGTGGCCCTAATTATTGCAGCTATCGGCTTAGAGGCCAACCTATTAAATCAAGAATTATTTGCAATATTAGTAGTTGTCATTCTTGTAACAACGATTGTTACTCCTCCGATGATGAAGTGGTTTTTCAAACCCAAAAAGGTGGGGCAAAGTGTTTAG
- a CDS encoding TrkH family potassium uptake protein, translating to MVNLLKKRSNLIKLHPAQILAIGFAALIVIGTILLMLPFSTYEEGRGLNFIDALFEATSAVCVTGLAVVDTGTTFTLFGQIVLLCLIQIGGWGFMTTGILMFIILGKKIGLKERLLLQDSLNLFTLSGVVKLVRRIITITLIVEILGAIFLAIRWSNEMSVGKAIYYGIFHSISAFNNAGFGLESDSLSKWVGDPTVNIVITMLFIIGGIGFTVILELWQKRTLRRLSLHSKVALLMTLILNVVGFLIILVAEFNNPHTIGKLSLDDKLWASYFQGVVPRTAGFNTIDIGQMTQSSLVFMMALMFIGASSGSTGGGIKVTTFAIIMLAFWTVVTNREDVNIFRRRISWRLVNKSLSIGVTAIIFIFTIFFLLTFTEHAPMSKILFETISAFGTVGLSAGLTGDLSPLGRILITILMFIGRIGPLTMAFALMSNRPESKVRYAEEKILIG from the coding sequence ATGGTGAATTTATTAAAAAAAAGGAGTAACTTGATTAAGTTACATCCTGCGCAAATACTGGCAATTGGGTTTGCTGCCTTAATTGTAATTGGTACGATCCTGTTAATGCTTCCTTTTTCAACCTATGAAGAAGGACGGGGACTTAACTTTATTGATGCACTGTTTGAAGCAACTTCTGCAGTGTGCGTAACAGGTTTAGCTGTAGTGGATACTGGTACCACTTTTACCCTTTTCGGACAAATTGTCCTTCTCTGTCTCATTCAAATAGGCGGTTGGGGATTTATGACAACAGGAATTTTAATGTTTATTATCTTGGGCAAGAAAATCGGCTTGAAGGAGAGGCTACTCCTCCAAGATTCATTAAATCTTTTTACTCTGTCTGGAGTAGTAAAGCTTGTTCGGAGGATTATTACAATCACATTAATTGTTGAAATTCTTGGTGCCATCTTTTTAGCTATTCGATGGTCAAATGAAATGAGCGTTGGAAAAGCGATTTATTATGGGATTTTTCATTCTATTTCTGCTTTTAACAATGCTGGTTTTGGACTTGAATCAGATAGTTTGAGTAAGTGGGTGGGGGACCCGACAGTTAACATAGTAATTACTATGTTATTCATCATCGGCGGTATTGGCTTTACGGTGATCCTTGAATTATGGCAAAAAAGAACCTTGCGGAGATTGTCTCTACATTCAAAGGTAGCTTTACTTATGACTTTAATCTTAAATGTAGTAGGGTTTCTAATTATCTTGGTCGCTGAATTTAATAACCCTCATACCATTGGAAAGCTTAGTTTGGATGACAAACTATGGGCGTCATATTTCCAGGGGGTTGTACCCCGAACAGCTGGCTTCAATACAATAGATATTGGTCAGATGACACAATCATCTCTAGTGTTTATGATGGCACTTATGTTTATTGGAGCCTCATCAGGGTCTACTGGTGGAGGAATTAAAGTAACAACTTTCGCCATCATTATGTTAGCTTTTTGGACAGTAGTGACCAACAGGGAAGATGTTAATATATTTAGAAGACGGATTTCATGGAGATTAGTGAATAAGTCCTTATCCATCGGGGTTACGGCGATTATATTTATATTCACCATTTTCTTTTTACTAACCTTTACTGAACATGCCCCAATGAGTAAGATCTTGTTTGAAACCATCTCAGCCTTTGGTACAGTAGGATTATCTGCAGGATTAACAGGAGATCTCTCACCACTTGGAAGAATTCTAATCACTATACTCATGTTTATTGGAAGAATTGGCCCATTAACGATGGCCTTTGCATTAATGTCTAATCGTCCGGAATCAAAAGTTAGATATGCTGAAGAGAAGATATTAATTGGATAA
- the hemQ gene encoding hydrogen peroxide-dependent heme synthase has protein sequence MNQAMKTIEGWYCLHDFRMFDWEKWKSASEEEREHAIYEIKKLINKWDRIESEQRGSHSVYTIVGQKADIMFMILRPTMKELNIVETEFSKTSFANFTKPAYSYLSVIEKSSYSQAATNPYEDPAMLAKLYPVIPKTEYVCFYPMSKLRGEKANWFMLPMEERKRLMFEHIDTGKPYTDQVKRIVTGSVGFDDYEWGVTLFSNDALQFKKLIYETRFDEVSAVYGIFGSFFIGNLLKQEEMEQLFHI, from the coding sequence ATGAATCAAGCAATGAAAACAATTGAAGGCTGGTATTGCTTACATGACTTTAGGATGTTTGACTGGGAAAAATGGAAATCAGCCTCTGAGGAAGAACGTGAGCACGCGATATATGAAATCAAAAAATTAATTAATAAGTGGGATAGAATAGAATCTGAACAAAGAGGAAGTCATTCAGTGTATACGATTGTAGGGCAAAAAGCAGATATTATGTTTATGATTTTGCGCCCTACTATGAAAGAACTTAATATAGTGGAAACAGAATTCAGTAAAACTTCATTTGCAAATTTCACAAAACCAGCCTACTCTTATTTATCTGTAATAGAAAAAAGTAGTTACTCTCAAGCAGCAACAAATCCTTACGAAGATCCTGCCATGCTAGCTAAGCTATACCCTGTCATACCAAAAACTGAATATGTTTGTTTTTATCCAATGAGTAAATTACGTGGTGAAAAGGCTAATTGGTTTATGCTGCCGATGGAAGAACGAAAAAGATTGATGTTTGAGCACATTGATACGGGTAAACCATATACCGATCAAGTAAAACGAATAGTGACGGGCTCTGTAGGATTTGATGACTATGAATGGGGTGTCACATTATTTAGTAATGACGCACTTCAATTTAAAAAATTAATTTATGAAACAAGATTCGACGAAGTAAGTGCCGTTTACGGTATATTTGGTTCCTTCTTTATTGGAAATCTTTTAAAACAAGAAGAAATGGAACAACTTTTTCATATCTAA
- a CDS encoding MFS transporter: protein MAVDQSYQKVTIWQYKEFTFLLAASLLLSIGNKIYELLLPLIMYDLSGGSSIVMTSMRTAELLPNLFFGIVVGIIVDRVNKKKWAMWMILVQAVVLLIMYGMFGAHLYKPIIFYLFGFILMTLNYGFFNTQVSLIKLSVPLPLLTSANAKFSFIETFVGIMGPVFLGVVLLFANKAQGLFITVILYVLAYFLIMNLTVNEPVKKGSKNSFWSDFKEGWDVFTKNKALKTMTLFILFINCTMIVVSNTVLIFGTVDLHLSNSVLSIILATAGVGGLIASLTINRLRIRFKLGVLFGAAIIGNSIAYVGFYLTNHLYLLALCLLLNGYSTTIYIICAYTFRHEQTPSAFMGRIGGLTGSLFRIGMPISMLLSGWLINWWGTSSIFISSAVFNVIIFLFYRRTLLWKLQ from the coding sequence ATGGCAGTTGATCAGTCTTATCAAAAGGTTACTATTTGGCAATACAAAGAATTCACGTTCCTACTTGCTGCGAGTTTGTTATTAAGTATTGGGAATAAAATCTATGAACTTCTTTTACCGTTAATTATGTATGATTTATCAGGAGGTTCTTCTATCGTTATGACCTCAATGAGGACAGCTGAGCTATTACCGAATTTATTTTTCGGAATAGTTGTCGGGATCATTGTAGACAGAGTGAATAAAAAGAAATGGGCTATGTGGATGATTCTCGTTCAAGCGGTCGTCCTACTTATCATGTATGGTATGTTTGGGGCGCACTTATACAAACCTATTATCTTTTATTTGTTTGGATTTATCTTAATGACACTAAATTATGGTTTTTTTAATACCCAAGTGAGTCTTATTAAATTAAGTGTGCCTCTTCCACTGTTAACAAGTGCAAATGCAAAATTTTCATTTATTGAAACTTTTGTTGGGATCATGGGTCCAGTCTTCTTAGGGGTTGTTCTTTTATTTGCCAACAAGGCCCAGGGCTTATTTATAACAGTGATTTTATACGTATTGGCCTACTTCTTAATCATGAATCTTACGGTAAATGAGCCTGTGAAAAAAGGGAGTAAAAACTCGTTCTGGTCGGATTTTAAAGAGGGCTGGGATGTTTTTACGAAAAATAAAGCACTCAAAACCATGACTTTGTTCATTTTATTCATCAATTGCACCATGATTGTTGTCAGTAATACGGTATTAATTTTTGGAACAGTAGATTTACATCTATCTAATTCTGTTCTATCGATTATTTTAGCTACAGCTGGAGTAGGGGGATTAATCGCTAGTTTAACTATCAATCGTTTAAGAATTCGGTTTAAATTAGGAGTTTTATTTGGGGCCGCTATTATTGGAAATTCCATCGCATATGTAGGCTTTTATTTAACAAACCATCTTTATCTATTGGCCCTTTGTTTACTTTTAAACGGATATTCCACTACTATTTATATTATTTGTGCTTATACTTTTAGACACGAGCAAACACCTTCTGCATTTATGGGGAGAATTGGAGGACTAACAGGTTCTTTGTTCAGGATAGGCATGCCGATTAGTATGCTTTTATCAGGGTGGTTGATTAACTGGTGGGGGACTTCTTCTATATTTATTAGTTCAGCGGTATTCAATGTAATTATCTTTCTTTTTTACCGACGAACTTTACTTTGGAAGCTGCAGTAA